A DNA window from Castanea sativa cultivar Marrone di Chiusa Pesio chromosome 7, ASM4071231v1 contains the following coding sequences:
- the LOC142642718 gene encoding FACT complex subunit SPT16-like, which produces MAEHRNGNFKNTNGKASAATNTYTINLENFSKRLKMFYSHWNEYNGGLWGASDALAIATPPTSEDLRYLKSSALNIWLVGYEFPETIMVFTKKQIHFLCSQKKASLLDAVKKSAKEAVGVEVVMHVKPKNDDGVGLMDNIFEAVNAQPNSNGHAPVVGHIAREAPEGKLLETWAEKLKNANFELSDITNGFSSLFAVKDNTELTNVKKAAFLASSVMRSFVVPKLEKIIDEEKKVSHSSLMDDTEKTILEPARIKVKLKAENVDICYPPIFQSGGDFDLKPSASSNDDNLYYDSTSVIICAIGSRYNSYCSNVARTFLIDANANQSKAYEVLLKAQEAAISTLKSGNKVSAAYQAALSVVEKDAPELAANLTKTAGTGIGLEFRESGLSLNAKNDREFKPGMVFNVSLGFQNLQAETKNPKTQKFSVLLADTVIVGEEVPEIVTVSSSKAVKDVAYSFNEDDEEEDERPKVKSETRSRGTTLSKATLRSDNQEMSKEELRRQHQAELARQKNEETARRLAGGGSISTDNRGAGKTIGDVIAYKNVNDLPPPRGLMIQIDQKNEAILLPIYGTMVPFHVATVKSVSSQQDSNRNCYIRIIFNVPGTPFSPHDSTTQKFQGSIYLKEVSFRSKDPRHISEAVQLIKTLRRQVASRESERAERATLVTQEKLQVAGAKFKPIRLSDLWIRPAFGGRGRKLTGSLEGHTNGFRYSTSRPDERVDVMYRNIKHAFFQPSEKEMITVLHFHLHNHIMVGNKKTKDVQFYIEVMDVVQTLGGGKRSAYDPDEIEEEQRERDRKNKINMDFQNFVNRVNDLWGQPQFKALDLEFDQPLRELGFHGVPHKASAFIVPTSSCLVELIETPFVVITLNEIEIVNLERVGLGQKNFDMTIVFKDFKRDVFRIDSIPSTSLDGIKEWLDTTDLKYYESRLNLNWRPILKTITDDPEKFIEDGGWEFLNMEVSDSDSGTEESDQGYEPSDVQSDSGSEDEDANSESLVESEDDEDEDSEEDSEEEGKTWEELEREATYADREKGDDSDSEEERTRRKMKAFGKARAPDKRNPGGRLPKRTKLR; this is translated from the coding sequence ATGGCAGAACATCGGAATggtaatttcaaaaatacaaatgGCAAGGCATCAGCAGCCACCAATACATATACCATCAATCTGGAAAACTTCAGTAAGCGGTTGAAAATGTTCTATTCTCATTGGAATGAATACAATGGTGGTTTATGGGGTGCTTCAGATGCCCTGGCTATAGCAACACCTCCAACTTCTGAAGATCTACGTTACCTGAAATCATCAGCTTTGAACATCTGGTTGGTTGGTTATGAATTCCCAGAAACAATTATGGTCTTCACGAAGAAGCAGATCCATTTCTTGTGTAGCCAGAAAAAAGCTTCTCTCCTCGATGCTGTGAAGAAGTCTGCAAAAGAGGCTGTGGGTGTTGAAGTTGTGATGCATGTGAAACCCAAAAATGATGATGGGGTTGGACTAATGGATAATATATTTGAAGCTGTCAATGCTCAGCCAAACTCCAATGGTCATGCTCCTGTTGTTGGACATATAGCAAGAGAGGCTCCTGAAGGAAAGCTTTTGGAGACATGGGCTGAAAAGttgaaaaatgcaaattttgagCTAAGTGATATAACAAATGGGTTCTCGAGTTTGTTTGCTGTCAAAGACAATACAGAGCTTACAAATGTAAAGAAAGCTGCATTCTTGGCTTCATCAGTGATGAGAAGTTTTGTGGTCCCAAAACTTGAAAAGATTATTGATGAGGAAAAGAAGGTTTCCCACTCTTCATTGATGGATGACACGGAGAAGACCATCTTGGAACCTGCAAGAATTAAAGTCAAGCTGAAGGCTGAGAATGTTGATATTTGTTACCCTCCAATATTTCAGAGTGGAGGAGATTTTGACCTGAAACCAAGTGCTTCCAGCAATGATGACAACCTTTACTATGATTCTACCAGTGTGATTATATGTGCAATCGGATCCCGATACAACAGCTACTGCTCAAATGTTGCTCGAACTTTTCTGATTGATGCCAATGCGAATCAGAGCAAGGCTTATGAGGTTCTCCTCAAGGCACAAGAAGCAGCCATTAGTACTTTGAAATCTGGGAACAAGGTCAGTGCTGCATATCAAGCAGCGCTTTCTGTAGTTGAGAAGGATGCTCCTGAATTGGCTGCAAACTTGACTAAAACTGCAGGAACTGGAATAGGCCTTGAGTTTCGTGAGTCGGGGCTTAGTCTTAATGCCAAGAATGACCGCGAATTTAAACCAGGCATGGTTTTCAATGTCTCACTTGGATTTCAGAACTTGCAGGCAGAGACCAAAAACCCAAAGACCCAGAAATTCTCAGTGCTGCTAGCCGATACAGTTATTGTTGGTGAAGAGGTTCCGGAGATAGTGACTGTATCAAGTTCTAAAGCTGTGAAGGATGTAGCTTATTCATTCAATGaggatgatgaagaagaagatgagcgACCAAAGGTCAAATCTGAGACTAGAAGCAGAGGGACTACCTTATCTAAGGCAACACTTAGATCAGACAACCAGGAGATGTCAAAGGAGGAACTACGAAGGCAGCACCAGGCTGAACTTGCCCGccagaaaaatgaagaaactgCTAGGAGGCTTGCCGGAGGCGGTTCCATTTCAACGGATAATCGTGGTGCTGGGAAGACAATAGGTGATGTGATTGCATATAAGAATGTTAATGATCTGCCCCCTCCAAGGGGTTTGATGATTCAAATTGATCAGAAGAATGAAGCCATCCTATTACCAATTTATGGAACCATGGTTCCTTTCCATGTAGCCACTGTGAAGAGTGTGTCCAGCCAGCAGGACAGTAACCGTAATTGTTATATCCGTATAATCTTCAATGTACCTGGCACCCCTTTTAGTCCTCATGACTCTACCACCCAGAAGTTTCAAGGGTCAATTTATCTCAAGGAAGTTTCATTCCGCTCTAAGGACCCAAGGCATATCAGTGAAGCAGTACAGCTGATCAAAACCCTTCGCCGACAGGTAGCCTCCAGGGAGTCCGAAAGAGCTGAGAGGGCCACTTTAGTTACTCAGGAAAAGCTGCAAGTTGCAGGAGCCAAATTCAAGCCTATAAGATTGTCTGATCTATGGATTCGTCCTGCATTTGGTGGTCGGGGAAGAAAGTTGACTGGTTCACTAGAAGGCCACACAAACGGGTTTCGATACTCTACTTCAAGGCCTGACGAACGTGTGGATGTTATGTATAGAAACATCAAACATGCATTTTTCCAGCCATCAGAGAAAGAAATGATCACTGTGTTACACTTTCATCTGCACAATCACATTATGGTGGGAAACAAGAAGACCAAGGATGTGCAATTTTATATTGAGGTAATGGATGTGGTCCAGACACTAGGTGGTGGAAAAAGATCTGCCTATGACCCGGATGAGATTGAGGAAGAGCAGCGTGAGAGGGATcgaaaaaacaaaatcaatatgGACTTCCAAAACTTTGTGAACCGAGTAAATGATCTGTGGGGTCAACCTCAATTCAAAGCGCTTGACCTTGAGTTTGATCAGCCCTTAAGAGAGCTAGGCTTCCATGGGGTACCTCACAAAGCCTCAGCTTTCATTGTCCCTACTTCAAGCTGCCTGGTTGAACTGATAGAGACACCATTTGTGGTAATTACTTTAAATGAGATTGAGATTGTTAACCTGGAGAGAGTTGGTCTTGGGCAGAAGAATTTTGATATGACTATTGTATTCAAGGACTTTAAAAGGGATGTTTTCCGAATAGATTCTATCCCTTCAACATCACTAGATGGCATCAAGGAGTGGTTAGACACCACTGACCTGAAGTACTATGAAAGCAGGTTGAATCTCAACTGGCGACCTATATTGAAAACTATAACTGATGATCCAGAGAAGTTCATAGAGGATGGTGGATGGGAGTTCTTGAACATGGAGGTCAGTGATTCAGATTCTGGGACAGAGGAGTCAGACCAAGGGTATGAGCCTTCAGATGTACAGTCAGATTCAGGATCGGAGGATGAGGATGCCAACAGTGAGTCATTGGTTGAGTCAGAGGATGATGAGGACGAAGACTCTGAAGAAGACTCAGAGGAGGAAGGAAAGACATGGGAAGAGTTGGAGAGGGAAGCAACCTATGCAGATAGAGAGAAAGGGGATGACTCGGATAGCGAGGAGGAGAGGACaagaaggaagatgaaagcTTTTGGGAAGGCTCGGGCACCTGACAAGAGGAATCCTGGTGGCCGCCTTCCCAAGAGGACAAAATTAAGGTGA